The genomic window gcatcactgccccagTACCAGCATCATCTTCCGAGTACCAGAATCATCTTCCCAGTACCAGAACTAGCATCATCACCCCAGTACCAGCATCACTGTCCCAGTACCAGCATCACTACCCCAGTACCAGCGTCAGTGTGCCGGTACGAGCACCAATCTCCCAgtaccaccaccagcaccagcaccccggTTCACCCCAGCACCAGCATCAAAGCCCCAGTACTGGCATCCCCACCCTGTGCCAGCCCTGGTACCAGCATCCCTGCCTTGGtaccagcagtcccagtgcctgCATCCCCACCCCATGCTGGTTCTGGCTCTCCCAGTACCAGCATCCTTACCCCATTCTGATACCAACATCCCTGGCACCAGCATCTCTACCCAATCCCAGCACCGACATCCCCAGTACCATCACGCCCAGTACAAGCATCTCCCATCCCACTAGAAGCAACCCCCACCTGGGGACCCCCACAAagccgggggggtccccatcaTGGCCATACAGTACTGGGACAGTTCACCCCCAGTTGGGAGCAGCAGTTGCCCCTCAGGGCAGAGAGTGGGAGGATAAAACCAACCCAAAAGTACCCCAAAACCCCTCCGTCCCCACCACCGGCATTGCAGGGTCCCCGGTGccggccccatcccttcccctcgGACACGAAAATCATCTCCCCGAAAAAAATATCATCGTTGGGATGGGAAATTGTTGGCATGGGAAAGCATCGTGGGGATGGGAAACCGTCGTGGGGATGGGAAACCGTCGTGGGGATGGGAAACCGTCGTGGGGATGGGAAACCGTCGTGGGGATGGGAAACCGTCGTGGGGATGGGAAACCGTCGTGGGGATGGGAAACCGTCGTGGGGATGGGAAACCATCGTGGGGATGGGAAACCGTCGTCGGGATGGGAAACCGTCGTGGGGATGGGAAACCGTCGTGGGGATGGGAAACCGTCGTGGGGATGGGAAACCATCGCCGGCATCACCGGCACCGCCCCGGTACCAGAGCAAGCAGCCGGGGCTCCTTTGCCATATGCAAACCcgcacacatatatgtatatgtaccaTGTAATCGCTCTTCAGCCTCCACACTTTCCTGGCCCTGGGAGTTTTGTCCTGGGATGAGGACTCAGCCAAGCCAGAGCAGGATTTTCCAGTCCGCTGCATCTCATTCCCAAGCACAGCACCCTCTGCCCAGCCTGGAAAGATGCTGCCAGCATCTCCAGCTGGGAGAAAAGCCCCTTTTCCAGAGGGAGGAAAACCACACGGATTAGCATCAACGCCGGGAGGACGGAGGCGTCAGCAGCCGATGGCGGGGAAGGGCCGGCTCGACTCGCCCGGCCGAGCAGGGGGCCCAGCTTtcggggtgccccggggctgTCTGGGCGTacgggggctgctccccccgcgCTGGGGAAATCAGGTTGAACCTCCCTCGTTTCCAGCCAACCCTGTAATTAGCGCTCGGCCCATGCTGGTGAGCAGGATCCGGCCCTGGGAAGGAGCCGTGCCCGCCTCGGGGTGTGAGGCAGGGACTGGCTGAGCCCGGAAAACTCATCTCACACCTGGCCGGCGAGCAGGCTCCACCGGCTGGGGCTCGCCGTCCATCTCCGTGTGTTCCCcctgttttcccttctccttcccagccCGTTGCCCGCGGTGCTGCCCCAGGGCTCGGGATGCTTTTGCAAAGGGCGATtcagccccgcggggaccccgTCTGCCGGCACGGATCCACCCGCAAGGGCTTTTCCACCCCCCGAGTGATGCCCAAatcccagctccctccttccaaGGTGGCTGCAGCGGGGACGAGCACCCTCCAGCCCAAGGACAGGGGGTTCAATGCCACCTGGCCCTCtccccaaaaccccggggaggGGCTTTGCCACCCTTTCTGGGTACGGCCTTGACCGTGGGGACCCCGCGGCGGTGACTCAGGGATGCCGGGGGTTGTGAAACAGGCCTGGGATGGTTTGGGAGACGCCTCCACGCAGCCCCGCCAAGCCCAGCCGCCCCGGGGAGCCCGTCGGGGGAACAAGCCACGGCAGCGTCTGGGCTTTGCGCGGCAGCCGACCCGTCAGGCAGGTTTCCCGGAGCAGCGAGCCGAGCCGGAGAGAGCCGGGCATGCCCCTCCGCCCGCTCGCAGGCTGACGGAGCCCCCCCGGCTCTCTCCTCGCCGCCGAAGCCATGCGGGCGGCCGGGTTGCTGCTGGCTTGGGCGCTGCTGCGTCCCGCCGGCACCCAGCAATGCCATCTCGCCAGCCCCGGCGGCGTTCTCCGCTTCACCGACACGCACGCCGAGATTCGGGTGCCGGCGCTGCACCGGGTACCCAGCTCGCTCGATCCCCTCTACGGCCTCGTCCGGCGCTGCCTGGACCTCATCCAGCAAAACCCCCTGCCCACAGGTGAGTCCTGAGCCAGGACCCCACCGCCACAGGTGCCGGCACCACCGGGGTTTTGCCGGCTGCAATCCCCGTGTCCGGAGCTGCTCCGGGGAGTCTGAGCCACTTCACGGAGGGGGATGCTGCCCAGGGAGGGTTGGGGGTGCATCGGGTGGGACCTCTTTTACCAGTGCCGCCGTTTcttttgcagagctgctcaggGCGGCCCTGAACGACCCCGGCTCGGTGCGGACGTCGCAGGTGAGCCGGGATGCAGGGCGGAGGATCCCACGGGGATGGCACCCACCTGGGACGGGGCACCTGGGCACACGAAGCACCCCAAAAGCTGGGTGTATTGGTGTTGACCGGGCTCTACCGTTGTGTAGGTGGTGCGGTATGAGCTGGGCTACGTCGTCTGCGCCGCGGTGGCTCTGCTCTTCACCGTGGCTGTGCCGGTGGCCGGGATGTGCTTCTGCTACTGCCGGAGCCGCCAGCGGTGCGGGGGCCGACTGCGTGCCCACCGGCGCTCGCTGGGCTGCCGCCGCCACTGCCTGCTGGCCTGCCTGTCCCTCACCTCCCTCGTTATCCTGTGAGTCCCCCtcaccccagggtggggggaaccGTGTcccatggggacagggctgggaggcTCTACCAGGCAGCCCCGTCACCGCCTGCGTGTCCCCGGCAGGACCAGCGTCATCTGTGCCTTCGTCACCAGCCAGCGGGTGAAGGGGCAGatggagccggggctgggggccgtgCCCGCCACCCTGCGCACCCTGCGGCAGCACATCGCCAACGTCCCCCAGGTGGGTCCCCGAGCGACCTCCCCCGGCGCGGGGTGCAGCCCGGGGATGGCTGCGTTTTCCTCACGGAGTAGTCTGGGAGGCGAGAGGAGGTGGCGTGgctgcattaaaaatgtattttgcatggCAATGTGGGGTTTCCTCCCCTCCCGGCGGCTGCTGCCCCTGACCGACCGGCTCCTCTCTCCTGGCAGGGGGTGCAGATGGTGGTAGACCAGTTCGAGGTGCCCCGACAGCAGATAATCTCCGATCTGGGTGGTAAGCACTGCACCAGGCACCGGCACGCCCCATCCCGAGCTTCCCACTAGGATGAGATGCTGACGGGGTGCCCGATGCCTTGCAGGGCTCAGCCGGAGCGTGGGGCTCTCCATCCATGCGCAGCTGAAGGCGATGACCTACGCGGCGCTGGCAGACCTGCAGGACAGGGCTGGAGGTACGGCCGAGCGCGGCTATCCCCGGGGCCGATGCCGAAGCCTCGCCGGAGAGCCGGGGTGGCCAAGCGGAACAGCGTGAACTAGCCCTGGGCTTTCTCTTTAAGACCTACAGACCTCGCTGCACCATTTACAGATTCTCGACAAGACAGCGCGGGCGCTGGCATCGGCGCGGGCCGAGCTGGAGCCGGCGCTGCGGGAACAGCGTCGGCGCGTGGTCGCGCTGCTGGATGACCCGCGCTGCACCTCCTGCGCCAGCGTCCTGGGCAGGGCACAGAGCCTGGAGCTGGGCGCCGACTACAGCAAGGTGGGACGGGGTGCTGGTCCCCCCCCTTCACCACCGCCACCCCTCCGGCAGCCCCGAGGCTCACACGGGTTGCTTCTTCCACCCCAAGGTGCCGTCGGTGGAGAAGGTTTTGAAGGCGCTGGCTGGTCTGCCCCGAAGCGACTTTGCGGAGATGATTCGCcaggttgggggggttggggtgcagcGGGGGGGTCTGGAGCCCGTGGGCAGCACTGGCCGAGCTGCTCAGCACCCCGTCTTTCCTCGCAGGGCAATGGCACCTTCAACTCCATCCCGGAGCTGGCCGTGGAGAGGATGGCGCAGGTCATCCAGGGTGAGTGCGACGGCTGGACCGAGCGGGGACACCCTCCGTGGGGCAAATCCCAATTTGGGGACATAGGGTGGGACGCGGGGACCATGCATGACCTTGGACCCGCAGATCTGCGGGACGAGATGGCCCGCATGACGGAGAAGGTGCAGTCCATCGCCAACGGCTTCCCCCTTCCCGACTACACCCGGCCCGTCAGCGAAGCCCTGGTGAAGGCGGAGGACAGGAGCCAGCCGTACCTCCGGGAGGTGGAGCGCTTCGAGCAGTACAGGTGACACCGTGGAGCATgaaggggtgcagggggtgcagcaGAGATGGGTGCTGAGCCCCCCTCCGAACCCCAGCTGGTACATCAGCCCCATATCTCGAGGCCGTgccctgctgctctttcctccagGTGGATCGCGGGCACGGTGCTGTGCTCCATCATCCTCCTCATCCTCGCCTGCAACGTGACAGGGATGGCCCTGGGGGCGTACGGGCTCTCCAAGCGGGAGGACCCGAGCGACTACGAGTGCCGAGGAGAAGCTGGCGCCAAGTTTCTCCTGGTGTAAGCATCtctctgggtgctgagggggCTGTTGCCATCTCACATCCCCCCAAAAACAGAGGGGCAAAGCCAAGGGAGGGACGGGGAGCCGGCCGAACGGAAAGGCTTTTGaagccgccgcctgcgccggcgGGTTTGGGAGAAGCTGCTCCTccctgggagctggcagctcccgcgccccggccccgctgcccggcacACCCCGCTCCCACAGGCCCTTCCCAGGCAGGCCGGCATGCCCGGGCGCGGGAAGGAGCTGTGGGGCTGCAGCCGGCCGGGCAGGTCCCCACAAGCCTTCCTGCCCGCTCGGGTCTGCAAAGCTGCCGCCGgcgcctcctctccctctttcagtGGCGTGGGCCTGGCTTTCCTGTTCTCCTGGCTCCTCATCCTCCTGGTTTTCGCCACCTTCCTGGTTGGGGGCAACATCCAGACGCTGGTTTGCAGGAATTGGGTCAACCAGGAGATCTATAAGGTGGGTGGCCATACATCCACCCATCGCCCCATAAATCTCTGCTTGCGTGCACCAAAACGCCTCTGTGTCCTCCCCCTAAACCCGTCCAGAAAAGCCCCATCCTAAACCAGAAGATTAAGTTTAGGATTAGGTCCTTGGATTTGCATCAGCAGTGGGGAATTGCCCCTGTGCTGTTAATTTGCTCGAGGCGACGATGCTCCTACCTGCAGGACCCCTGTCCTCCGGTCGTTTGGGGATCCCTGGGGTGCTCGGGGCTGGCGGCACGCTGCgacggggctgggagcagggttGGGAATGGGATCAGGGCTCGTCCCGTGGCACACAGGCAGGTCCCTGCACGGGGCTGTCCACTGCTTTCCCTCCAAACACCGCCTGGCGAGGCTCTGCAACGGGGATCATACAAATAAAGGCAAGATTagctctggctgggatggggtacCCCAGGATGCACCTGCGAGGGCAGAGCACCCCCAAAAATCGTTGTGGGGAATGCCTGCGCCTGACCCTGACCCTCTTTTTCCTCCCGTTTGGCCCAGTTCATCGACACCCCCGGAAACCTGCCTCCATCCATGAACCTCACCCGCCAGCTCAACCTCAGGAGGGACTCCAACCTCAGCGCCGCGTACCGGTGGGTGCTGCAGGAGCCCACCTCCGCCCCTACACATCGGAGGGCTAATCTGGGGTCACGCCACCCATGTCCCTTTGCCTTCCAGGGAGTGCAAGAGCGGCGCAGGGCTGTGGGAGGTGCTGCAGCTTGAGAGGTCCTACGACCTGGATGAGCATCTAAAAACCCCCAAGGTgagggctggctgcagccagaGCTACTGGTAATGGTGGGAGGATGTTTTACTGGGGTTACTGGGATGGAGCTGCCTGGCCCCAACTCTGCAGCATCCCTTGTGTTTCACCCCCGCAGTACACGGCCGATTTCCAAAAACGCCTGGGTGACTTTACGGCGCGCCTGGGCGACGTGCGGCTCCTCCGCAGCGAGGGCAGGCAGGACCTGGAGACCTTCGCCCGCAGCGGTGTGGACGAGGTGGACTATGGGCGCTTccaggaggaggtgaggggaTGCTCCTGGGGAGCTGGTCCCCGCTGCGGCGGGCAGGATGTGGCCCAGCCACACCCGAGCCGGCTTCCAGGGTTGGATTTCGGACAGCCGCCAACTCCATCTTTCCCCAGATGAAAAACCCCGTGGTGCAGACCAGCCTCCCTGGCTTGGCAAGGAGTCTCGAGGGGCTGCAGAAAATGCAGGTGAGCGGCGGGAGGGGCGGTGGGGCCTGCCTGCGTGCCTGCAGGGACATCctcaccctcctgtccccctgcAGAGGAACGGCACGGTGGCGGGGCGGCTGGCCGCCGAGGCCCGGGCCCTGTGGCAGATGCAAAACTCCACGGTGCAATCACAGGAGGCTTTGGTGGTGAGTCCGTGCCGGGCTGGCAGCTCCCGGTGCTGCTGGCGTTTGCTCAGTGGTGTCCCCGTGAAAGGGGCAACGGGGCTTTTGTACCCTTCTCACCTCCCTGTCCCGcaggcaaagctgggggaaagcgTCCAGTTCCTCTCCCGCTTGGCGCCACAGCTCCAGGTACTTGCATGGTTTCTTTCAGCTCCGAAAAATACGTGGTGCCGCCTGTCAGGGCCCCAAAAAGCCCGTTACAGGATGATGGGAGAGGCAGGAATAATGCCATCCGGGGAGGATCAGTCTCCTTTAGTGATTAGATTTGCTGCTGCAAATCAGAAATCCCCCTGCAGCACTCGGGACATTTCCTGGCAGAGCCGTCCCACAGCGTTTAATCTCGCCCGCTCCCTGCCAGGGGGTTTCTCTGgtccctctttccctgccctCCGGCAACCAAACCCAATGCGATGCTCGGCACGTGCACGGCGCTGCACGCCCTGCTCCCGGCGCCCCTGGGGCACCCGTCCTGCTGCTCAGTGCTCTAAGGATGCTCTGCCCTTCCCGTGCTTCCCCAGGACCGGGTGAAGACGACACTGGCCACCACGGCCTCGGTGGAAGCCCGGCTGCCTGTGCAAGCCCAGCAGATCCTCCGGCAGGTGAGCCAGAGCTGGATTAGCCCTTGGGGAGGTACAAAATTCCCCACAGCCAGAAAGAAAGAACGAGAATGGGGTGCTGCAAGAGGGGAAGGCGCATCTGAAGCCTCCAGCCCTCGTTTCCAAGCTCGACATTAGTCCAGAGCTGGTAggagcggggctggagctgggctgggaagaACGGCGCCGGCCCtccatgctgccttccctctgcccaggagATCGGCTGCTTCACGAGGAAGGAGCTGCGGTACTTTGCGCAGTACCTCAACTGGGTCGGGCAGACGGTAGGTGCTCGCCTTCGCTGCAGGGGGATTCTTTGGGGCCGGGAACCCCTGCCGATGCTGCCTGCAAGCTCCTCGCCGAGCCAAGGCAACAAAATGCATCCCCCTGAGCCAGGAGTGGGTTATGCCTTGTCTCTGCTTCTTGTTCCAGCTGAGGGAGGACGTGGCTTCGTGCCAGCCGCTTGC from Calonectris borealis chromosome 27, bCalBor7.hap1.2, whole genome shotgun sequence includes these protein-coding regions:
- the LOC142093640 gene encoding LOW QUALITY PROTEIN: prominin-2-like (The sequence of the model RefSeq protein was modified relative to this genomic sequence to represent the inferred CDS: deleted 3 bases in 2 codons) encodes the protein MVWETPPRSPAKPSRPGEPVGGTSHGSVWALRGSRPVRQVSRSRAEPERAGHAPPPARRLTEPPGSLLAAEAMRAAGLLLAWALLRPAGTQQCHLASPGGVLRFTDTHAEIRVPALHRVPSSLDPLYGLVRRCLDLIQQNPLPTELLRAALNDPGSVRTSQVVRYELGYVVCAAVALLFTVAVPVAGMCFCYCRSRQRCGGRLRAHRRSLGCRRHCLLACLSLTSLVILTSVICAFVTSQRVKGQMEPGLGAVPATLRTLRQHIANVPQGVQMVVDQFEVPRQQIISDLGGLSRSVGLSIHAQLKAMTYAALADLQDRAGDLQTSLHHLQILDKTARALASARAELEPALREQRRRVVALLDDPRCTSCASVLGRAQSLELGADYSKVPSVEKVLKALAGLPRSDFAEMIRQGNGTFNSIPELAVERMAQVIQDLRDEMARMTEKVQSIANGFPLPDYTRPVSEALVKAEDRSQPYLREVERFEQYRWIAGTVLCSIILLILACNVTGMALGAYGLSKREDPSDYECRGEAGAKFLLVGVGLAFLFSWLLILLVFATFLVGGNIQTLVCRNWVNQEIYKFIDTPGNLPPSMNLTRQLNLRRDSNLSAAYRECKSGAGLWEVLQLERSYDLDEHLKTPKYTADFQKRLGDFTARLGDVRLLRSEGRQDLETFARSGVDEVDYGRFQEEMKNPVVQTSLPGLARSLEGLQKMQRNGTVAGRLAAEARALWQMQNSTVQSQEALVAKLGESVQFLSRLAPQLQDRVKTTLATTASVEARLPVQAQQILRQEIGCFTRKELRYFAQYLNWVGQTLREDVASCQPLATALDNGRVILCDRIADPWNAFWFSLGCCTFFLIPNIIFAVRLTKHFRPIRNRLISTGSEETCPFHIPRVTALKL